The Pseudomonas sp. SCA2728.1_7 DNA segment ACTGCCGGTCAGATTCATATCCTTGTCATCCCTGGTTCAGAACCATCACTGAATCGTCTGCCGATTATGCAAAAGCCACCCACGCCGTCATTTCTCCTTGAACACGATCTGGAGCGGGATTTAAGCCTATGGATTTGTCCTACGTCTGTAGGGGAAAACAGGGACACAAAGTGCCACTATTTCTGATTGTTGGCGCCGGGGTTCTGACGCTGTTGAACACCGGCGTAACGACGAGCGTGACTGTTCAGTCACGCTCAAGCCCCGGAAAACCGGGCGATGGTGAAATGTGATCGGCAGCGCTCGGGCAAATGGCGGCGCTGGTATGTGGTTTTTTTCCTACAAGCTTTTCAGTATTTCCTCTCAGAACTTTTAGACAGAGCCCGCGATAAACACGCCCGCAACGTCAGACAGGCGCTTACGAGTCTAGTGATTGTCCGGGTTTCAGGTGTCATGTCGGTGGCGGGGCCGATGCTTGAATACCGGCAAAATTTCATGAGAAGGATCTTATGCAGCCTACTTCTGCCAACGTGGCGGACGATCCGTCCGTGCCTGTCGAGACATTCGCGCTGACCGCCGCGCAACGGGATATCTGGCTGGACCAACTGAGCCGCGGAGATTCGCCGCTGTATAACATTGGTGGATATGTCGAACTGACCGGGCCGCTGGATCCGGCATTGCTGCAATCGGCACTTGAATATCTGATTGAAGCCAATGATGCCTTGCGCATTGTTCTGCGATCGGACGTTGGTCACGACGGGCTGCCGTTGCAAGGGTTTGCCCAGGCGTTGCCGGTGGCCATGCCGCTGCATGATGTCAGCAGCCAACCTGATCCACAGTCGGCTGCCCGGACACTGGTCGAAGCGCAAATGGCGCAGGCCTTTGTGTTGAGCGGGCAAGCGTTGTTCCGCTTCAGTCTGATTCGCCTCGATCGCCATCGCCACTGGTTGGCGGCCCAGGCTCATCACTTGATCATCGATGGCTGGGCATTCGCGCTGCTGTTCAAGTCGGTGGGCGAGATCTACAGCGCGTTGTGCCGTGGCGAGCATCCGCGCAGGGCGGCACCGTCCTATGTCGGCTTTATCGAAGATGACGCGCGCTACCATCAGTCACCTCGCTACGAGCGCGATCAGCGCTACTGGCTGGACAAGTACCGCCGCTTGCCCGAACCGTTGTTGACCCCCCGTCATCGCGAATTTCTTGACGCTGAAGCAGCGCCAAGTCGCATCCACGTCGAGGCTTTTCCAGCGGTGCTGCACGAGCGCATGAAAGACTGCGCGCGACGATTCGGTGGCTCGGCCTTTCATGTGTTGCTGGCGGCGCTGCATGTGTATTTCAGTCGTACCGCCCAACGTGATGAGTGGGTGGTCGGCTTGCCGATTCTCAATCGCTCCGGTGCCCGCTTCAAAAGCACCTTGGGCTTGTTCACCCAGGTCAGTGCGATGCGCATGGGTTTTGGCCGGGCGCTGTCATTTGGCGAATTGATCAAGGCGATCGGCGATAGCCTGAAACAGGATTTTCGCCATCAACGCTACCCGCTGAGCGAGATGAACCGCGCGCTGGGCCTGTTGCGTGAAGACCGTGCGCAACTGTTCGAGCTGTCGGTGTCCTACGAACAGGACGACCATGATTACCGTTACGGTGAGGCGTCGGGACACTCGGTCAAGGTCTCCAACCAGCACGAGGCGACACCGCTGGCCCTTCACCTGCGCAGCAACCGTTACAACGACAAGGCCTGGCTGCATCTGGTGTACTCGCCGGCCTATTTCACGGCAGACGAGATGGCGTCGTTGACCGAGCGCTTGTTGCTGATACTGGAGCAGGGTCTGGAATGTCCGGAACTGGCGATCGCCGATTTCAACCTCAATAGCCCGGCAGAGTTGGCCCTGCTCGATGAGTGGAACGACACCCGCGTCAGTTATCCGCAAGGCCCACTGATTCATCAGCGATTCGTATCCCGAGTGGCCGAACAACCGGACGCCGTGGTCGCGACGTATCAGGGACGAACCCTGAGCTATGCCGAACTGAACCAGCAAGCCAATGCGCTGGCCCATCATCTGCTGGGCCTCGGTGTGCGGCCGGATGACCGGGTGGCGATCGTCGCGCGCAGGAGCCTGGAGACGCTGGTCGGGCTGCTGGCGATTCTCAAGGCTGGTGCTGCTTATGTGCCGATTGACCCGGTGCATCCGCCCGAGCGCCTGAGTTATTTGCTCGGCGACAGTGCTCCGGTCGCGCTGCTGACGCAAAGTGATTTGCGTGATCGCTTGCCCGCCACAGCGCTGCCAGTGATCGAGCTTGATCGCCGAGAATGGTCGCTCGACAACACGACCGATCCTGACCTGCCGGGGTTGGCCACGAACAACCTCGCTTATGTGATTTACACCTCAGGTTCAACCGGCTTGCCCAAAGGCGTGATGGTCGAACACCGCACGTTGGGCAATCTGGTCGACTGGCATTGCGCGGCATTCGGACTCGCTCCCGGGCAGCACACCTCGAGTCTGGCCGGCTTCGGTTTTGACGCGATGGCGTGGGAGGTCTGGCCGGCGTTGTGTGCCGGGGCGACGCTGCATTTGTCACCCGCGAGCGAAGGCAACGAAGACATCGACGCGCTGCTCGCCTGGTGGCGGGCGCAGCCGTTGGATGTCAGCTTCCTGCCAACGCCGATTGCCGAATATGCCTTCAGTAAGCAACTCGATCACCCGACCTTGCGCACCTTGCTGATCGGCGGCGATCGTCTGCGCCAGTTCAACCGTGCGCAGTCTTTTGCGGTGGTCAACAACTATGGCCCGACCGAAGCCACGGTGGTCGCCACGTCGGGGTTGATCACACCGGGGCTGGCGTTGCACATCGGCAAACCCGTGAGCAATGCCACGGCGTATTTGCTCGATGATCAGCTGCGTCCGGTGCCGATCGGCATCATCGGTGAGCTGTATGTCGGCGGCGCCGGGGTTGCCCGGGGTTACCTGAATCGTCCGGATCTGACGGCCGAACGCTTCCTCGACGACCCGTTCAGTGAACAGCCGGATGCGCGTATGTATCGCACCGGCGATCTCGCCCGCTGGCGCGCCGACGGCAATCTTGAGTACATCGGTCGCAACGATGACCAAGTGAAAGTCCGTGGCGTGCGTGTCGAACTGGGCGAAATCGAAGCGGCACTCGCCAGCCATGACGCGGTGCAGGAAGCCGTGGTGCTGGTGCGTGACGGTCAGCTGTTGGCATGGTTCACCGAGCATGAGGCGCTGGATATCCTGCAACTGCACGCGCACCTGACCTCGCGCTTGCCGTCCGCCCTGTTGCCGGCGGCTTACGTGCGCTTGGCGACGTTGCCACTGACCGCCAACGGCAAACTCGATCGCCAGGCCTTGCCAGCACCGGGACCGGAGGCGTTGATCCGTCGCGAATACGAGGCGCCACAAGGTGACGTCGAAATCGCCCTGGCGCAGATCTGGGCCGAGGTCTTGCAGGTTGAACGGGTAGGGCGTCACGACCACTTCTTTGAGCTGGGCGGGCACTCGTTGTTGGCCGTCGGCCTGATCGAACGCATGCGCCAGATCGGCATGAGCAGCGACGTTCGCGTGCTGTTCAGCCAGCCGACACTGGCGGCGCTGGCAGCGGCGGAGGGCAGCGGCCGCGAAGTCGAGGTGCCGGTCAACCGCATTGCCGCCGATTGCACGCACATCACCCCTGAACTGCTGCCGCTGGTGCAGCTGGATCAGGCAATGATCGAGCGCATCGTTGCGACGGTGCCGGGTGGTGCCGCCAATGTGCAGGACATCTACCCGTTGGCGCCGTTGCAGGAAGGCATTCTCTATCACCACATCACCGCCGCGCAGGGCGATCCGTACCTGCTGCAATCGCTGCTGGCGTTCGACAGCCTTGAACGGGTCGAGGCCTTCGCTGCAGCATTGCGTCAGGTCATGGCGCGGCACGACATCCTGCGTACGGCGGTGGTCTGGGAGGGGCTGACGTCACCGGTGCAAGTGGTCTGGCGCGAGGCCGTTTTGCCGGTGCAAGAGGTTGAACTTGATCCTGCCCACGGCGCGATCATCGATCAATTACACCAGCGCTTCGATGCGCGGCGCTATCGCCTCGACGTCAGTCAGGCGCCGCTGCTGCGCCTGATGGTTGCCCGTGATCTGACGCATAACCGAGTGGTCGGCATTTTGCTGTTCCACCATCTGGCGATGGATCACATTGCGCTGGAAGCGATGCGCGAAGAAATCCACGCCTGCCTGTCCGGGAGCGCTGAACCGCTGGCGGCGCCGGTGCCTTATCGCAACTATGTGGCGCAGACGCGACTGGGTGTCAGTGAACAAGAGCATGAAGCGTTTTTCCGGCAGATGCTCGGCGACATCGAAGAGCCGACCTTGCCGTTCGCTTTGCAGAATGTGCAGGGTGATGGCAGCAACATCGAAGAAGCCGAGCAAACCCTGGCGCCTGAGCTCTATCCGCGCCTGCAGCAGCAGGCACGTCTGGCCGGCGTCAGCGTCGCCAGCCTGATCCACCTCGCCTGGGCGCAAGTATTGGCGGCGACATCCGGCCAGCACAGCGTGGTGTTCGGCACGGTGTTGATGGGGCGCATGCAGGGCGGCGCGGGTGCCGACCGGGCGCTGGGGGTGTTCATCAACA contains these protein-coding regions:
- a CDS encoding non-ribosomal peptide synthetase, with product MQPTSANVADDPSVPVETFALTAAQRDIWLDQLSRGDSPLYNIGGYVELTGPLDPALLQSALEYLIEANDALRIVLRSDVGHDGLPLQGFAQALPVAMPLHDVSSQPDPQSAARTLVEAQMAQAFVLSGQALFRFSLIRLDRHRHWLAAQAHHLIIDGWAFALLFKSVGEIYSALCRGEHPRRAAPSYVGFIEDDARYHQSPRYERDQRYWLDKYRRLPEPLLTPRHREFLDAEAAPSRIHVEAFPAVLHERMKDCARRFGGSAFHVLLAALHVYFSRTAQRDEWVVGLPILNRSGARFKSTLGLFTQVSAMRMGFGRALSFGELIKAIGDSLKQDFRHQRYPLSEMNRALGLLREDRAQLFELSVSYEQDDHDYRYGEASGHSVKVSNQHEATPLALHLRSNRYNDKAWLHLVYSPAYFTADEMASLTERLLLILEQGLECPELAIADFNLNSPAELALLDEWNDTRVSYPQGPLIHQRFVSRVAEQPDAVVATYQGRTLSYAELNQQANALAHHLLGLGVRPDDRVAIVARRSLETLVGLLAILKAGAAYVPIDPVHPPERLSYLLGDSAPVALLTQSDLRDRLPATALPVIELDRREWSLDNTTDPDLPGLATNNLAYVIYTSGSTGLPKGVMVEHRTLGNLVDWHCAAFGLAPGQHTSSLAGFGFDAMAWEVWPALCAGATLHLSPASEGNEDIDALLAWWRAQPLDVSFLPTPIAEYAFSKQLDHPTLRTLLIGGDRLRQFNRAQSFAVVNNYGPTEATVVATSGLITPGLALHIGKPVSNATAYLLDDQLRPVPIGIIGELYVGGAGVARGYLNRPDLTAERFLDDPFSEQPDARMYRTGDLARWRADGNLEYIGRNDDQVKVRGVRVELGEIEAALASHDAVQEAVVLVRDGQLLAWFTEHEALDILQLHAHLTSRLPSALLPAAYVRLATLPLTANGKLDRQALPAPGPEALIRREYEAPQGDVEIALAQIWAEVLQVERVGRHDHFFELGGHSLLAVGLIERMRQIGMSSDVRVLFSQPTLAALAAAEGSGREVEVPVNRIAADCTHITPELLPLVQLDQAMIERIVATVPGGAANVQDIYPLAPLQEGILYHHITAAQGDPYLLQSLLAFDSLERVEAFAAALRQVMARHDILRTAVVWEGLTSPVQVVWREAVLPVQEVELDPAHGAIIDQLHQRFDARRYRLDVSQAPLLRLMVARDLTHNRVVGILLFHHLAMDHIALEAMREEIHACLSGSAEPLAAPVPYRNYVAQTRLGVSEQEHEAFFRQMLGDIEEPTLPFALQNVQGDGSNIEEAEQTLAPELYPRLQQQARLAGVSVASLIHLAWAQVLAATSGQHSVVFGTVLMGRMQGGAGADRALGVFINTLPLRVDVGEGARAAVKSTHARLTALLAHEHASLALAQRCSGVAAPAPLFSALLNYRHSDDVEQKTSRQTWQGIETLASEERTNYPFTLSVDDLGTGLRLTTRTVSSIGAQRIGGYVQAAISGLIEALETTPQRPLNSLPLLPQEELQRLLIECNDKAVDCPMDQPLQALFEQQVQRKPDAIAVQFAEQRLTYRELNEQANRLAHHLRGHGVQPDSRVAICVERGPELVIGLLGILKAGGAYVPLDPDYPLQRLNYMLQDSAPVALLVHAATRDLLGEPGVPLIDLDLGVWQEAPHDNPQVPGLGALNLAYMIYTSGSTGTPKGVMIEHRSACNMVHWGSQLSPPTETGALLQKAPYSFDSSVWEIFWPLCSGMRLVLARADGNRDSAYVTQVIREQNITVVKFVPALLQQFIEQDDVSQCTSLTDVLNGGGELTVALARQVRERLPWVRLHNVYGPTETTVDSSGWTLEPGEPVPPTLVPIGKALSNTRLYVLDGCDQPVPIGVSGHLHIGGVGVARGYLGLAQLQAERFIDSPFVTGDRLYRTGDLVRYGADGNLEFLGRNDFQVKLRGVRLELGEIEARLLEHPAIREAVVLVRDERLVAYYTLRTELTAPTLEALRAHVLAQLPEFMVPGAYVMLAALPLTPNDKVDRKALPEPGAEALLSRPYEAPEGDVESALAQIWAQVLKVEQVGRHDNFFELGGHSLLAVSLVARMRLAGLHVDARTLFSQPTLAALAAQTSRQATHVEIAQTTIPNLNRKRRL